A genomic window from Dama dama isolate Ldn47 chromosome 6, ASM3311817v1, whole genome shotgun sequence includes:
- the ADRA2C gene encoding alpha-2C adrenergic receptor gives MASPALAAALAAAAAAAGPNASGAGDWGSGRVANGSGAPWGPPPGQYSAGAVAGLAAVVGFLIVFTVVGNVLVVIAVLTSRALRAPQNLFLVSLASADILVATLVMPFSLANELMAYWYFGQVWCGVYLALDVLFCTSSIVHLCAISLDRYWSVTQAVEYNLKRTPRRVKATIVAVWLISAVISFPPLVSLYRQPDGAAYPQCGLNDETWYILSSCIGSFFAPCLIMGLVYARIYRVAKLRTRTLSEKREPAGPDGASPTTENGLGAGENGHCVPARRPRAEVEPEDSSAAAERRRRRGALRRGGRRRGAGEGAADAEGAGPGMVAAEPGALAAARSPGPGGRLSRASSRSVEFFLSRRRRARSSVCRRKVAQAREKRFTFVLAVVMGVFVLCWFPFFFTYSLYGICREACQVPGPLFKFFFWIGYCNSSLNPVIYTVFNQDFRRSFKHILFRRRRRGFRQ, from the coding sequence ATGGCGTCCCCGGCGCTGGCGGCGGcgctggcggcggcggcggcagcggcgggccCTAACGCGAGCGGCGCCGGCGACTGGGGCAGCGGCAGGGTCGCCAACGGCTCGGGGGCCCCCTGGGGACCGCCCCCGGGCCAGTACTCGGCGGGCGCTGTGGCGGGGCTGGCGGCCGTGGTGGGCTTCCTCATCGTCTTCACCGTGGTGGGCAACGTGCTGGTGGTGATCGCCGTGCTGACCAGCCGCGCGCTGCGTGCGCCGCAGAACCTCTTCCTGGTGTCGCTGGCCTCTGCTGACATCCTGGTGGCCACGCTGGTCATGCCCTTCTCGCTAGCCAACGAGCTCATGGCCTACTGGTACTTCGGGCAGGTGTGGTGCGGCGTGTACCTGGCGCTAGACGTCCTCTTCTGCACCTCGTCCATCGTGCACCTGTGCGCCATCAGCCTGGACCGCTACTGGTCCGTGACCCAGGCCGTCGAGTACAACCTGAAGCGCACGCCGCGCCGCGTGAAGGCCACCATCGTGGCCGTGTGGCTCATCTCGGCCGTCATCTCCTTCCCGCCGCTAGTCTCGCTCTACCGCCAGCCCGACGGCGCCGCCTACCCGCAGTGTGGTCTCAACGACGAGACCTGGTACATCCTGTCTTCCTGCATCGGCTCCTTCTTCGCTCCCTGCCTCATCATGGGCCTGGTCTATGCGCGCATCTACCGGGTGGCCAAGCTGCGTACGCGCACGCTCAGCGAGAAGCGCGAGCCCGCGGGCCCCGACGGCGCGTCTCCGACCACGGAGAACGGGCTGGGCGCCGGCGAGAACGGGCACTGCGTGCCCGCGCGCCGCCCGCGCGCCGAAGTGGAGCCGGAGGACAGCAGCGCGGCGGCCGAGAGACGGCGGCGCCGGGGCGCGCTGCGGCGGGGCGGGCGGCGGCGCGGGGCCGGCGAGGGGGCCGCGGACGCCGAGGGCGCGGGCCCCGGGATGGTGGCGGCCGAGCCGGGCGCGCTGGCCGCCGCGAGGTCCCCAGGCCCCGGCGGACGCCTGTCCCGCGCCAGCTCGCGCTCCGTCGAGTTCTTCCTGTCGCGCCGGCGCCGGGCGCGCAGCAGCGTGTGCCGCCGCAAGGTGGCCCAGGCGCGGGAGAAGCGCTTCACCTTCGTGCTGGCGGTGGTCATGGGCGTGTTCGTGCTTTGCTGGTTCCCCTTCTTCTTCACCTACAGCCTGTACGGCATCTGCCGAGAGGCCTGCCAAGTGCCCGGCCCGCTCTTCAAGTTCTTCTTCTGGATCGGCTACTGCAACAGCTCGCTCAACCCGGTCATCTACACCGTCTTCAACCAGGATTTCCGGCGCTCTTTCAAGCACATCCTCTTCCGACGGAGGAGAAGGGGCTTCAGGCAGTGA